One stretch of Epinephelus lanceolatus isolate andai-2023 chromosome 15, ASM4190304v1, whole genome shotgun sequence DNA includes these proteins:
- the e2f2 gene encoding transcription factor E2F2 isoform X2, whose protein sequence is MMRMPKGVSPAPARPVALPCPQQKMKVVCTGGVKTEFFSTGLSSPPMSSVPAGYFTQICNTAAAEQRANSLYSTPHGPEAKPIRSSSGRLPAKRKLDLEDPLYMPEFRTPKGKSSIAARIPSPRTPKSPGERTRYDTSLGLLTKKFVGLIAESPDGVLDLNWATEVLEVQKRRIYDITNVLEGVQLIRKKSKNNIQWLVGDVFEGGAAGGEKACTLRKELGDLERVERSLDELIHSSTAQLKQLTEYEDNKRLGYVTYQDIRSINTLRDQTVIAVKAPADTKLEVPDTAGGSLQIYLKSKNGPIEVYLCPEEGLEDASPVKSAITPKKEFPQPPGPPSAITMAPPSYSIKEEPVESNLSTAAPATSSAAASTSTSTLLDVEGLLGLPPSLLQITEDQLPCASFPPDPNTPFVSFSPPLDHDDYLWSLEDGEGVSDFFDTYDLGDLLKS, encoded by the exons ATGATGCGGATGCCTAAAGGCGTCTCTCCGGCACCGGCTCGGCCAGTGGCGCTGCCCTGCCCTCAGCAGAAGATGAAGGTTGTGTGCACCGGAGGAGTGAAGACCGAGTTCTTCAGCACCGGACTGTCCAGCCCGCCGATGAGCTCGGTACCGGCCGGCTACTTCACCCAGATCTGCAACACCGCCGCGGCCGAACAAAGAGCCAACAGCCTGTACTCAACCCCCCACGGACCAGAGGCTAAACCCATCAGATCATCCTCCGGGCGACTGCCG GCTAAAAGGAAGCTGGATCTTGAGGACCCTCTTTACATGCCAGAGTTCCGAACACCAAAAGGCAAAAGCAGCATCGCAGCCAGGATACCAAGTCCAAGGA CTCCAAAGTCTCCAGGTGAGCGGACGCGGTACGACACCTCCTTGGGCCTGCTGACCAAGAAATTTGTGGGTCTGATTGCGGAGTCTCCTGATGGGGTTCTTGACCTGAACTGGGCCACTGAGGTTCTGGAGGTCCAGAAGAGACGcatctatgacatcacaaatgtcCTGGAGGGAGTCCAGCTCATCCGAAAGAAGTCCAAGAACAACATCCAGTGGCT GGTTGGGGATGTATTTGAGGGTGGTGCagctggaggagagaaggcCTGCACCCTGAGGAAAGAGCTCGGAGACCTGGAGAGAGTCGAGAGATCTCTGGATGAGCTGATCCACTCCAGCACGGCACAGCTCAAACAGCTCACCGAATATGAAGATAATAAGAG GTTGGGCTATGTGACGTACCAGGACATCCGCTCCATCAACACTCTACGAGACCAAACAGTCATTGCCGTCAAGGCCCCTGCTGACACCAAACTGGAGGTGCCAGACACGGCAGGG GGGTCGTTGCAGATCTATTTAAAGAGTAAGAACGGCCCCATTGAAGTCTACCTGTGTCCAGAGGAGGGTCTTGAAGATGCTAGCCCGGTTAAAAGCGCCATCACGCCTAAAAAGGAGTTCCCTCAACCCCCCGGCCCTCCGTCTGCAATCACGATGGCGCCACCAAGCTACAGCATCAAAGAGGAGCCCGTTGAAT CCAACTTGTCTACAGCAGCTCCAGCCAcctcctcagctgcagcctccacctccacctctacTCTGCTGGACGTCGAGGGTCTCCTGGGTTTGCCCCCCAGCCTGCTCCAGATCACAGAGGACCAGCTTCCTTGCGCCTCGTTCCCCCCAGACCCCAACACCCCCTTTGTCAGTTTCTCTCCACCGTTGGACCACGACGATTACCTGTGGAGCCTGGAGGACGGCGAGGGAGTGTCAGATTTCTTCGACACGTACGACCTTGGAGATTTGCTGAAGAGCTGA
- the e2f2 gene encoding transcription factor E2F2 isoform X1 — translation MMRMPKGVSPAPARPVALPCPQQKMKVVCTGGVKTEFFSTGLSSPPMSSVPAGYFTQICNTAAAEQRANSLYSTPHGPEAKPIRSSSGRLPAKRKLDLEDPLYMPEFRTPKGKSSIAARIPSPRTPKSPGERTRYDTSLGLLTKKFVGLIAESPDGVLDLNWATEVLEVQKRRIYDITNVLEGVQLIRKKSKNNIQWLVGDVFEGGAAGGEKACTLRKELGDLERVERSLDELIHSSTAQLKQLTEYEDNKRLGYVTYQDIRSINTLRDQTVIAVKAPADTKLEVPDTAGQGSLQIYLKSKNGPIEVYLCPEEGLEDASPVKSAITPKKEFPQPPGPPSAITMAPPSYSIKEEPVESNLSTAAPATSSAAASTSTSTLLDVEGLLGLPPSLLQITEDQLPCASFPPDPNTPFVSFSPPLDHDDYLWSLEDGEGVSDFFDTYDLGDLLKS, via the exons ATGATGCGGATGCCTAAAGGCGTCTCTCCGGCACCGGCTCGGCCAGTGGCGCTGCCCTGCCCTCAGCAGAAGATGAAGGTTGTGTGCACCGGAGGAGTGAAGACCGAGTTCTTCAGCACCGGACTGTCCAGCCCGCCGATGAGCTCGGTACCGGCCGGCTACTTCACCCAGATCTGCAACACCGCCGCGGCCGAACAAAGAGCCAACAGCCTGTACTCAACCCCCCACGGACCAGAGGCTAAACCCATCAGATCATCCTCCGGGCGACTGCCG GCTAAAAGGAAGCTGGATCTTGAGGACCCTCTTTACATGCCAGAGTTCCGAACACCAAAAGGCAAAAGCAGCATCGCAGCCAGGATACCAAGTCCAAGGA CTCCAAAGTCTCCAGGTGAGCGGACGCGGTACGACACCTCCTTGGGCCTGCTGACCAAGAAATTTGTGGGTCTGATTGCGGAGTCTCCTGATGGGGTTCTTGACCTGAACTGGGCCACTGAGGTTCTGGAGGTCCAGAAGAGACGcatctatgacatcacaaatgtcCTGGAGGGAGTCCAGCTCATCCGAAAGAAGTCCAAGAACAACATCCAGTGGCT GGTTGGGGATGTATTTGAGGGTGGTGCagctggaggagagaaggcCTGCACCCTGAGGAAAGAGCTCGGAGACCTGGAGAGAGTCGAGAGATCTCTGGATGAGCTGATCCACTCCAGCACGGCACAGCTCAAACAGCTCACCGAATATGAAGATAATAAGAG GTTGGGCTATGTGACGTACCAGGACATCCGCTCCATCAACACTCTACGAGACCAAACAGTCATTGCCGTCAAGGCCCCTGCTGACACCAAACTGGAGGTGCCAGACACGGCAGGG CAGGGGTCGTTGCAGATCTATTTAAAGAGTAAGAACGGCCCCATTGAAGTCTACCTGTGTCCAGAGGAGGGTCTTGAAGATGCTAGCCCGGTTAAAAGCGCCATCACGCCTAAAAAGGAGTTCCCTCAACCCCCCGGCCCTCCGTCTGCAATCACGATGGCGCCACCAAGCTACAGCATCAAAGAGGAGCCCGTTGAAT CCAACTTGTCTACAGCAGCTCCAGCCAcctcctcagctgcagcctccacctccacctctacTCTGCTGGACGTCGAGGGTCTCCTGGGTTTGCCCCCCAGCCTGCTCCAGATCACAGAGGACCAGCTTCCTTGCGCCTCGTTCCCCCCAGACCCCAACACCCCCTTTGTCAGTTTCTCTCCACCGTTGGACCACGACGATTACCTGTGGAGCCTGGAGGACGGCGAGGGAGTGTCAGATTTCTTCGACACGTACGACCTTGGAGATTTGCTGAAGAGCTGA
- the id3 gene encoding DNA-binding protein inhibitor ID-3, whose protein sequence is MKAISPVRSVRSCYKAVCCISEQSLAISRNKHSCLEEPVGALCDMNDCYSKLKELVPSIPQNKSVSQVEILQHVIDYIFDLQIALEAEDTAAPEMVLSIKTADLARNFSKEEGRLCH, encoded by the exons ATGAAAGCCATCAGTCCCGTCCGCTCGGTGAGGAGCTGCTACAAGGCTGTGTGCTGCATCTCGGAGCAGAGTCTCGCCATCAGCCGGAATAAACACTCGTGTCTGGAGGAGCCGGTGGGCGCCCTGTGCGACATGAACGACTGCTACTCCAAGCTGAAGGAGCTGGTGCCGAGCATCCCGCAGAACAAGTCCGTGAGCCAGGTGGAGATCCTGCAACACGTCATCGACTACATCTTCGACCTGCAGATCGCGCTGGAGGCGGAGGACACGGCCGCGCCGGAGATGGTTTTGTCAATAAAG ACTGCGGACCTTGCTCGCAATTTCTCCAAAGAAGAAGGTCGGTTGTGCCACTAG